A region of Aquarana catesbeiana isolate 2022-GZ linkage group LG08, ASM4218655v1, whole genome shotgun sequence DNA encodes the following proteins:
- the LOC141106326 gene encoding macrophage-capping protein-like, giving the protein MYGGPSARDLCFPKSISEQGLHVFRIEKMKLIPVPQESHGVFHSGDTYLLVLNSPEGNNIYVWNGNGMTVDEKAAGAIYSSQLHMYMGEKPTQNHETQGHESVECRSLFPQGVTYLVSKHLFVQVFLGVY; this is encoded by the exons AGATCTTTGTTTCCCTAAATCCATTTCGGAACAGGGACTCCATGTTTTCCGCATTGAAAAAATGAAGCTGATCCCGGTGCCACAGGAGAGTCATGGTGTATTTCACTCTGGGGACACCTACCTGCTGGTTCTCAATTCACCCGAAGGCAACAACATCTATGTCTGGAATG GAAATGGAATGACGGTTGATGAAAAGGCAGCTGGAGCCATCTACAGCTCTCAGCTTCACATGTATATGGGTGAGAAGCCTACTCAGAACCACGAGACGCAGGGACACGAAAGTGTAGAGTGCAGGTCTTTATTCCCACAGGGGGTGACGTATTTGGTAAGTAAGCACCTTTTTGTTCAAGTATTTCTTGGGGTTTATTGA